GAGTGATTAGGGATCATTACTTTTGAAAGAGAGGTTAGGATTATTTAAcatttgacagatagcagcttCCTACACTTTCTATGGTCTATGTATTGATGTTCTTTCTGCACTTTCAAAATAGGTACTGTTTatgcttcattcatctcttctgCGTCTTTCTTTTAACATGGCCAGATTCATGCAGTCTGCATGCCTTATCATTTCACCCATGCTAAATTTCAGTTTCAAGTGTGTAGTAACTGCATACCTACACAGTTGATGGATATCTTTCACAGTAAGATTTTCTTAGTATCTCAAACatattgataataatggtaTGTCTTTTTGATGAAACAGGTAGCTGAGAAACAAGCAGCTAGATTGATTATaaccagaagaaaaaagatgaggaaacacAAGTTGAGAAAACTAcgtaagaagatgaagtttgTCTGGGCAAAAGTAAGACAGAAAAGGGAGtataggaaagagaagcaaTTTCAGGTATGTtgtaagagaaaaattatatgaaGGTTTGCCCATCCCTAGGATGTAAACCAACATTCTGTTGTTGAATGCTTCATCACCACCCCCTCATGTGACAGATATCTCTCTCATTATGAACAAGTTTCTAGATCTACTTTGAAACTCTACTTTTGTGTTAAAGAATATGTAATTATTAAACTTTTAGGATGTCTGACAATTAATCTAATATAATTAaattttcttgtacttttatagGCGGAACAGATGGCCAAAGTGCGCAGATATGATGCATTTGATGCTGCAGAGTACGTGAAGGACATCCTGCGGCAAACAAAGGAGAAGCCCACTCCAAAGACCTGGAAGAGCAAGCGACTGCCAGAATTCCTTATCAAGGAATtgatgaaaaaagaggaagagaagaaaattaagaataggCAGGAAAGATTGAAGCTGGAAGCTTTACAAAAAATCAAAGATAACTATAAATCTGACCTTTTGAGCAAGTAATGGTCATACTACATGAAgcaagaaggtaaaaaaaaaatgttggttttcattgtttttattgtacTGTACATAGCAAATAATTTATATTGAATAAGAATTCACATGAATTATGAAATCTTAATTATTATCTAAATTTTTTCGTAGTTTCTCTTTTCACATATAGAATTTGATTTTACTCTTGTTAGAATAAAGATTCACATGAATTCAGATGTATATTTTGTATGTGTTGCTTTTCCCATTTATGTAAGGtaatatgaaaaataacaaattaatgacaaaaaaaataattgttattGTTAGAGTGGACTGGAAGAGATATAAATAGATATTTGTGGTATAACTGAAATCCATTTTACAGAAATAAAGGTACAGAGGATTGAAGAAAATGGGATATAAAAGTGGAGACAGTTGTatttaaaaggaatgaaaaatataaatagggAAGATTGTGAGAGGGTGGAAGAAAATCAGCAGTAAGGACAATGCAGAATCTCATTAGGAAAAAGTAACACtattgaaaaatatgaatgggGAAACTGGAATCTTTGAGAAAGTGTCTTCTCAGAAGAGAGTGTAGcattaatgatgatggtgagtaATGGTGGATGGACAATAGGTGTGGTGTCTGGGGCAGTAAAGGTCAGAGTGCAAGAGGATGAGTTGACAATAAGCCTCTGAGGATCATTTCCCCATCCCCTTGCCTACAGCTTCCCAGGAATGCCTTGCAAAGGTAATAAATAGCAGATGTCTTGCTGCTTCATACTCCAACAGTAGGCAAATGAGAAGACTATAAATATTCTGACATTTAATGCCAATGGATATAAATACACAACATGAAAGACATTACAAATAAACAAGTACTGGCAACAAGATTTTATAAAAAGTACCTTATGTCATTACAACAAATGGTTATCTGTTTACTTTCCAAATAATTTTTATAAATTAAAAACCAATGTTACACTAATGAGGTCAATTCTAACATGTGAATTTGTCTCGTAACATGTAACAGTTAGGTTAAGGTGCATTAAAGATGATTCCTTGGAAAAGATTGAACATTTAGGTATACAGAAAAACAAGGCGTAAATTTCACGTACGTATAAAAGAATTCACATACACCATTAAAAAGTATATGCAAGAAGTCAGAGCTTAAATATATGTTATATTATTACAAATTTGATTTTTAagtcatcttttattttctcaactTCCAAATATTTATCACTAACCTAGAGGGATTTCACATGTATGACCATAATCTCACTCATG
This window of the Scylla paramamosain isolate STU-SP2022 chromosome 1, ASM3559412v1, whole genome shotgun sequence genome carries:
- the LOC135093322 gene encoding uncharacterized protein LOC135093322 isoform X2 is translated as MAAVETIRAMLSARSVLRLGPAVTRKVIFPLSSTPGQNAKDDLHLNFRRLTLSPIEVQLSAQVLASASSLNNTKELRLPPLLKPATITFPTLHNGVMLEKDLPSILNIFEKTDPGTPQQKVEAPTNQVAEKQAARLIITRRKKMRKHKLRKLRKKMKFVWAKVRQKREYRKEKQFQAEQMAKVRRYDAFDAAEYVKDILRQTKEKPTPKTWKSKRLPEFLIKELMKKEEEKKIKNRQERLKLEALQKIKDNYKSDLLSK